GTTTGGTACGGACCCATACATGCAGTTAAAGGTGTGGATGTGAAAATTGAGGCAGGTAAGATAACTGCTATTCTTGGTGCGAATGGGGCGGGTAAATCATCCACATTGAAAGCCCTAGCTGGTGGGGTGAAATACATAGGAAATATACTCCTTGGTGATGAAACCATAGATAAGCTACCTGTTCACAAAAGAGTTGAGAAGGGAATTGTACTCTGCCCAGAAGGGAGAGGAATATTTTACACTATGAGCGTTAAAGAAAACCTCTTAGCAGGTGCTTATAGGAACAAAAAACCAGATTTTTCGCTTGTCTTTGAGACATTTCCGATTCTGAGAGAAAGACTCAAGCAAACGGCTGGTACACTTTCAGGTGGTGAGCAACAGATGTTAGCCATTGCCCGTGCACTTATGAGTAATCCGAGATATCTATTGCTTGATGAACCCTCCTTGGGATTAGCACCTGTTATCGTTAACAAGATAGCTGAAGTAATCAGGAGAATAAATGATTTTGGCATTACCGTTGTTCTTGTAGAACAGAACACTTCACTTGCCTTAAACATATCACACTACGCTTACATATTCGAAAATGGAAAAGTAGCTGCAAGTGGAAGTTCGAAGGAATTACTTAGAAGCGACATTATCCGTGAAAAATATCTCGGAGGTGCTAGAAAGTGATTAATCAAATATTACTCGGTTTATCCACTGGCGCAATGTACTCCTTAGTTGCTATAGGTTTGGTGATGATGTACAAA
This DNA window, taken from Fervidobacterium sp., encodes the following:
- a CDS encoding ABC transporter ATP-binding protein; this translates as MTDKLGDIVISKLQVWYGPIHAVKGVDVKIEAGKITAILGANGAGKSSTLKALAGGVKYIGNILLGDETIDKLPVHKRVEKGIVLCPEGRGIFYTMSVKENLLAGAYRNKKPDFSLVFETFPILRERLKQTAGTLSGGEQQMLAIARALMSNPRYLLLDEPSLGLAPVIVNKIAEVIRRINDFGITVVLVEQNTSLALNISHYAYIFENGKVAASGSSKELLRSDIIREKYLGGARK